One Phaseolus vulgaris cultivar G19833 chromosome 4, P. vulgaris v2.0, whole genome shotgun sequence DNA window includes the following coding sequences:
- the LOC137837048 gene encoding ribosomal RNA-processing protein 8, with the protein MGESKKRKRRGSQKGKEEKQTIPSPSAKRTKSKESSTFLEKMRARLSGGHFRMINEKLYTCTGKEALDYFQEEPSLFNMYHAGYQSQMSNWPEQPVNVIIKWLKKQSPSFVIADFGCGDALIAKSVKNKVFSLDLVSNDPNVIACDMANTPLVSKSVNVAVFCLSLMGTNYQTYIEESNRVLKPGGWLLIAEVKSRFDPNTGGADPEKFSNAISELGFNSVKKDFSNKMFILFYFTKKEKQIPNRKEIEWPSLKPCLYKRR; encoded by the exons ATGGGTGAAAGTAAGAAACGAAAGAGACGCGGAAGCCAAAAGGGTAAGGAGGAGAAGCAGACTATTCCTTCTCCTTCTGCTAAGCGCACAAAGTCGAAGGAATCCTCCACCTTTTTGGAAAAG ATGAGAGCGAGGTTGTCTGGTGGGCACTTCAGGATGATTAACGAGAAGCTCTACACTTGCAC TGGGAAGGAGGCTCTAGATTATTTCCAGGAAGAACCATCGCTATTTAACATG TATCATGCAGGATACCAATCTCAGATGTCCAACTGGCCTGAACAGCCGGTTAATGTAATTATCAAGTGGCTGAAAAAACAGAGCCCTTCTTTTGTTATTGCTgattttggttgtg GGGATGCACTCATTGCTAAAAGTGTGAAGAATAAAGTCTTCTCTCTGGATCTTGTCTCCAATGATCCAAATGTAATTGCTTGTGACATGGCAAAT ACTCCCCTTGTCTCCAAATCTGTTAATGTTGCGGTCTTCTGTCTTTCATTGATGGGAACCAACTATCAAACTTACATTGAAGAATCAAATAGGGTGTTAAAACCAgg TGGCTGGCTTTTGATAGCAGAAGTAAAGAGTAGGTTTGATCCAAATACTGGAGGAGCAGACCCTGAAAAGTTTTCAAATGCCATTTCTGAGCTTGGTTTCAACTCTGTAAAGAAG GACTTCTcaaataaaatgtttattttgttCTACTTTACAAAAAAG GAAAAGCAAATTCCTAATAGGAAGGAGATTGAATGGCCATCACTTAAACCTTGTTTGTATAAGCGTCGATGA
- the LOC137837049 gene encoding uncharacterized protein — MVVSSTNPHNKEIAIRRRICSIFNKREDDFPSLKEYNDYLEEVEDMTFNLIEGIDVSTIEEKIAKYQEENAEQIMINRARKAEELAAALTASKGQPALTDNDVATNQNSQTGFGAVPQGQYAPTFAGGQPRPTGMAPQPLPLGGDMLGFAGDEKEAKRLQAERGARAGGWSVEISRKRAHEEALGSLWVC; from the exons ATGGTGGTCTCTAGTACAAATCCCCACAACAAGGAGATAGCCATCAGGAGGAGGATTTGTAGCAT ATTTAATAAACGTGAAGATGATTTCCCATCTTTGAAAGAATATAATGATTACTTGGAGGAAGTAGAGGACATGA CATTTAACTTGATTGAAGGAATAGATGTTTCAACCATTGAAGAAAAAATTGCTAAATACCAGGAAGAAAATGCAGAACAAATAATGATTAATCGAGCTCGGAAG GCTGAAGAGTTGGCTGCAGCTCTGACAGCAAGTAAGGGACAACCTGCACTAACTGATAACGATGTG GCCACAAACCAAAATTCTCAAACAGGATTTGGTGCTGTTCCTCAGGGACAGTATGCACCTACATTTGCAGGAGGACAGCCTAGACCCACAGGTATGGCTCCACAACCTTTACCACTGGGAGGTGACATGCTGGGATTTGCAGGTGATGAAAAGGAAGCAAAGAGGCTACAAGCTGAGAGAGGAGCAAGAGCTGGAGGATGGAGTGTAGAAATAAGTAGGAAACGGGCACATGAAGAAGCCCTTGGAAGCCTGTGGGTTTGTTga
- the LOC137837039 gene encoding biogenesis of lysosome-related organelles complex 1 subunit 2, translating into MDNMKKEEPQDGKQDQLAESLDDLFCSISTMIKSELQGTNNHLELLEKMNVRVGEEYKGFGDLASGLRVFVEQLKCKSGNFNEYVEQIDNIEKQVTEFEAVVSMLDKYVALLESKVQSVYLPKVHLPNQQ; encoded by the exons ATGGATAACATGAAGAAAGAAGAACCTCAAGATGGGAAGCAAGATCAACTTGCTGAATCACTCGATGATCTATTCTGTAGCATTTCCACCATGATCAAATCCGAGCTTCAG GGGACAAATAATCACCTAGAGCTGTTGGAGAAGATGAATGTAAGGGTGGGAGAAGAGTACAAAGGGTTTGGTGACTTGGCTTCAGGGTTGAGGGTTTTTGTGGAGCAGTTGAAATGCAAGAGTGGTAACTTCAATGAATATGTTGAGCAGATTGATAACATAGAGAAGCAGGTGACTGAGTTTGAAGCTGTGGTGTCTATGCTTGACAAGTATGTCGCTTTGTTGGAATCAAAAGTGCAATCTGTGTACCTACCCAAAGTCCATCTTCCTAATCAACAATAA
- the LOC137837040 gene encoding receptor-like protein EIX1 produces the protein MFSSRLYHFCVATILCIFLSHASFHAEMCAEIEKQALLKLKEGFVHETELLSSWNGDDCCKWKGVSCNNLTGHVTSLHLTFSNFTKVEDLNYLVDTMPVMEFFSGPRALGGRIDSSICELQHLSFLDLSHNDLVGEIPKCIGSLGQLTHLKLAWNGLNSVSDALSNLSNLQYLDLEKNDFVASDLNWLSHLSTLRYLDLSNNNLGAVIDWPSSISKIPFLSELYLNDCRLPQVNPKSISHINSSTFLQILSLSGNNFDSSILSWVLNVSKVLTVLDLSHNELDGSIIMSFNSLCQLKKLYLGSNKLSDQLSDYLPEFCSAKDLEVLNLDHNSFVNGSLPDFSMFSSLERLSLQNTSIVGPLSFGHLPRLKALDLSLNYLSGSLPVFEVTKFSSLHFLDLSHNKLSGTLPYTIGQLSNLWFLSISSNELNGNISEEHLLKLSGLKILDVSQNSLSFNLNSDWVPPFQLVGLYASSCILGPQFPMWLKQQRKLQVLQISNTHIMDVFPEWFGDISSSLLYINVSRNKLSGVLPKSLSGIKTGILSTWDFSFNNLSGPLPPFPPKVYELFLSNNMFRGFVSSFCETSPLSVTYLDLSSNALTGPLPNCWQKFQNLEVLNLANNSLSGRVPESLGNLQRISAMHLNSNNFSGEIPSLTLCKSSLRFVDFGDNNLEETLKTLLELDHLVVLRLRGNRIRGSIPTSLCNILSLQVLDLSSNNITGEIPQCIGDISAMSDNGFEDETIFYGTSAPLIFHDSGIGFFSDKLSLTWKGRNSEFRRFFGFLKAIDISNNHLTGEIPQSITSLVGLFFLNLSRNNLTAFIPDSFGRLVNLESLDLSRNHLHGRIPSSFSQLHFLMVLNLSFNNLTGLVPVGPQLDTFDNSSYVENIGLCGLPLENQCPGDVIPPRGRVEKNEDKVLSFEFYLSLGLGFCVGFCSVCGTLIVKSSWRRAYFQLFITVSDWMYVIVVVFIARMKRRFRI, from the coding sequence ATGTTTAGTAGCAGACTCTATCACTTTTGTGTGGCAACCATTTTATGCATCTTTTTATCTCATGCAAGTTTCCATGCAGAGATGTGTGCGGAGATAGAGAAGCAAGCTCTTCTCAAGTTGAAGGAAGGTTTTGTTCATGAAACGGAGCTTCTATCCTCCTGGAACGGTGATGATTGTTGCAAATGGAAAGGAGTTTCATGCAATAATTTAACAGGTCATGTAACCTCACTTCATCTcacattttcaaattttacaaaagTTGAAGATTTAAACTATCTTGTGGACACAATGCCAGTGATGGAATTTTTCAGTGGCCCTAGAGCATTGGGAGGTAGGATAGATTCTTCAATATGTGAACTGCAGCATCTCAGTTTCTTAGATCTCAGTCATAATGACTTAGTGGGAGAGATCCCAAAATGCATTGGTTCACTTGGTCAATTGACACATCTAAAACTTGCATGGAATGGTCTTAATTCCGTTTCAGATGCTTTGTCAAATCTTTCCAATTTGCAATATCTTGACCTtgagaaaaatgattttgttgCAAGTGACCTTAATTGGCTTTCTCACCTTTCTACTTTGAGATACCTTGATCTTTCAAATAACAATCTTGGTGCAGTTATTGATTGGCCATCATCAATAAGTAAAATCCCTTTTCTATCTGAACTCTATTTAAATGATTGTAGACTCCCTCAAGTCAATCCTAAATCAATCTCCCACATCAATTCTTCCACTTTCCTCCAAATCCTCAGTCTATCAGGAAATAATTTTGACTCTTCAATTCTGTCATGGGTGTTGAATGTTAGCAAAGTCCTCACAGTTCTTGATCTCTCACATAATGAACTTGATGGTAGCATAATAATGTCCTTTAACTCTTTGTGTCAACTTAAGAAGTTGTACCTGGGTTCCAATAAATTGTCTGATCAACTCAGTGATTACTTACCAGAATTTTGTTCTGCAAAAGATTTAGAGGTGTTGAATCTCGACCACAACTCATTTGTTAATGGGTCACTTCCTGATTTTTCAATGTTTTCATCCTTGGAAAGACTATCACTTCAAAATACCAGTATTGTTGGGCCATTATCATTTGGTCACTTGCCTCGTCTTAAAGCTTTGGATCTTAGTTTAAACTATTTGAGTGGATCATTGCCTGTATTCGAGGTTACTAAATTTTCCTCATTGCATTTTTTGGATCTTTCACACAACAAATTGAGTGGGACACTTCCATATACTATTGGACAACTTTCTAATCTCTGGTTTTTGTCCATCTCCTCAAATGAGTTGAATGGGAACATTAGTGAAGAGCATTTATTGAAACTATCTGGATTGAAGATACTTGATGTGAGTCAAAATTCTCTTTCATTTAACTTGAATTCAGATTGGGTTCCACCTTTCCAACTGGTGGGATTGTATGCATCATCCTGCATTTTGGGGCCTCAATTTCCAATGTGGCTTAAACAGCAAAGGAAACTTCAGGTTCTGCAAATCTCTAATACCCACAttatggatgtatttcctgaATGGTTTGGGGACATATCATCAAGTTTGTTATACATAAATGTTTCCCGTAATAAACTTAGTGGAGTCTTACCAAAATCATTATCTGGTATTAAAACAGGGATTCTGAGTACATGGGATTTTAGTTTCAACAATTTGTCTGGCCCATTGCCTCCTTTTCCTCCAAAAGTATATGAACTCTTTCTCTCAAATAATATGTTCAGAGGGTTTGTATCCTCCTTTTGTGAAACATCCCCACTGTCTGTAACTTATCTTGACCTCTCTAGTAACGCACTCACAGGCCCCCTTCCAAATTGTTGGcagaaatttcaaaatttggaGGTTCTGAATTTGGCAAATAACAGTTTATCAGGGAGAGTGCCAGAGTCATTGGGCAATTTACAAAGGATTTCGGCAATGCATCTAAATAGCAATAACTTCTCCGGTGAGATTCCATCTCTGACTCTTTGTAAAAGTAGCTTAAGATTCGTTGATTTTGGGGATAATAATCTTGAAGAAACATTGAAAACATtgttagagttggatcatttggTTGTATTACGTCTACGAGGTAACAGGATCCGAGGAAGCATACCCACCAGTCTATGTAATATATTATCTCTTCAAGTATTGGATCTCTCATCAAACAACATTACAGGGGAAATACCACAATGCATCGGTGACATAAGTGCTATGTCAGATAATGGATTTGAAGATGAAACCATTTTCTATGGAACGTCTGCACCTTTAATATTTCATGACAGTGGAATTGGGTTTTTTAGTGATAAATTATCATTGACATGGAAAGGAAGAAACTCTGAATTTCGGagattttttggatttttaaaaGCCATTGATATTTCTAATAACCATTTAACAGGAGAGATACCGCAAAGTATAACATCACTAGTGGGTTTATTCTTCTTAAATCTTTCAAGAAATAATCTTACAGCATTCATTCCCGACAGCTTTGGTCGTTTGGTGAACTTGGAATCACTTGACTTGTCAAGAAACCATCTTCATGGTAGAATTCCATCAAGCTTTTCACAATTGCATTTTCTCATGGTCTTGAACTTGTCTTTCAACAACTTAACAGGATTGGTTCCTGTAGGCCCCCAACTAGACACCTTTGATAACTCTTCGTATGTTGAGAACATCGGGCTTTGTGGCTTGCCACTCGAAAACCAATGCCCAGGAGATGTGATTCCACCAAGAGGAAGAGTTGAAAAAAATGAGGATAAAGTCTTAAGCTTTGAGTTTTATCTCAGTCTGGGGTTGGGATTTTGTGTTGGATTTTGTAGTGTTTGTGGAACTTTAATCGTAAAAAGTTCATGGAGACGTGCTTATTTTCAGTTGTTCATCACCGTAAGCGATTGGATGTATGTGATTGTTGTTGTCTTTATAGCCAGAATGAAAAGAAGATTCCGAATTTGA